The nucleotide window CGAGTTCGAGACCGCCTGGCCCGTGCCCGCGCTCGCCGCGTGGCTCGGCCAGTTGCCCGCGCACACGCACCAGGTCAACGGCCAGACGCACATCGTGAGCTTCCACGGCGCCACCAGCGCCGCCGGTTTCCTGCGCGCCGCCGTCGATGCCGAAATGCCGCTGGGCTATTTCCGCGACATCACCGCCTCCACCCGCCGCCTCTTCGTCAAATGATGAGCACCCCCCTGGGCCGCTGCGCGGCTTCCCCCCGCTCTCGCAGCGCTGTGCGCTGCGGGCAGGGGGACGCAGCCCTCGCTGCGGGGCGGCCCTTGCGCGGCTGCCCACGCTGGGGCCGCGCCAGTTTCATGCGCCGTAGGTAGCGCATCACGTTATGGAGACTTGATATGACCGCTGCCTGGGACCGCTGGTTTCTGATGCGCTGCCCGCTGCTGTGGCAACTGCGCCTGCACTGGTACCTTCCGCTGGCGCTGCTGTGGTGCCTGCTGATGTTTGGCGGCTGGATCGGCTGGATGGGCCAGCCCGCGCGCTGGCTGGGCAGCAGCGCCAGCGAGGTGGCGCGCTGGCGCACGCCCGAGCAGCAGGCGCTGGAGGCGGGCACTGTCATCGCCTGGATCGTCGCCTTCGGCCTGGCGCTGTGGTGGCTGTGGCGCGTGCGCATCCACAACCGCTGGCGCGAATACGCGCCGGCATCGCGCCTGGGCCTGTGGCAGGAGTACCTGTGGGGCGCCCTGTTCTTCGGCCTGCTGCTGGCCCCCGGGCTGCTGCTGGGCACGGCCTACAGCCAGCGCGTGCAGCGCCTGTGGCAAGGCCACGACATCGTCGCGCAGCAGCAGGCCGCGCGCTACGTGCGCCTGTGGGAGCTGCTGCTGGCGCCCGGCAACGCCGCCCGGCTGGCCGAATGGGCGGATGCCGCGCAAACCACCCCAGCCATCCCGCAAGCCGTGCGGCCGGCGCAGGACGATGAGGACGGTGAGGGCGATGAAGACGCCGAAGATGCGCCGTGCCAAGCCACCCGGGCAGCCGGCCCGGGCTGCACCGCCGATCCGCAGCAGGCCCTGCGCTGGCTGGCGCAGGGCGACGCCGAGGCCATCGGCGCGCAACTGGCGCAGTACGGCGCCGCCCTGGGCGCCTGGGGCTACACCGCCGCGCAGCCCGCGCAGGAGCAGGCCCAGGCGCTCATCGGCGCGTACCAGGCGGCCCTGCAGTCGCCCCTGGCCCGAGAATGGCAGGCCTACAAGGCCCGCAACCCCGCGCCCCCGCCGCCCCCGGAGCGCGCCCGGCTGGTGCGCGAATGCCAGGACACCGACTCGCACGACCCGCGCGCCTGCTTTCCCAGCGACCTGGCACGCACCCCCGCGCAGTGGAGCGAGAACCTGCGCGAGACCATGGCAAGCTACCGCAGCCACACCCCGCCGCGCTTCGCGCGGTGGACGCACCCGCGCCACGGCACGGCCCTGCCCAGCCTCGTGGAGCACCACCTGCAAGGCGCGAAAACCTCCGATGCCACGCGGCGCAGCCTGCACGCCCGCCTGCTCAACGCCGCCAGCGCCGGCTTCTTCGTGGCGCTGGCGCTGGTCGCCGCGCGGCTGCTGTCGCTGCGCCAGATCGCCGCCCTGTGCGCGGGCCTGACGCTGTCCGCCCCCCTGCTGGTGCTGCTGGGCATGCTGGGCCTGGCCGACAGCGTCACCCTGCCGCTCGTGCCCGCCGCGCTGCTGGCCCTGGCCGGGGTGCGCATCGTGCTGCTGCGCCGGCCCTGGGGCGGCTCCACGCTGCTCGGGCTGGGCATGGCGCTGGCGCTGCCCGGCTTCGCCAGCCTGTGGCACCAGGCCGCCCAGGCCCTGCCTGCCGGCCCCGGGAGCGCGAAATACTGGCTCGCGCTGCTGCTGGGCGCGCCCGCCCTGGCCGCCAGCACCGCCGTGCTGGTCGCCGCGATCTCGCCGCTGGGGCGCCGCTGGCGCGCCCTGCCGGAGCGTTGATGCTCCTGAAAAAGGAGCTGCTTGCGCTTGCCGTGCGGTCACTCCAGCATGGTTTTGTCCCATAAACGAAAGACAGCAAGCGCCAGCAGCTATCAAAACCATAGCAACACCCAGTTGCCAGGGTGTTTCGGCCCGCCGCCGCATCTGGCATAGACTCGCCCCCAATTCCACAACCCCCGACCGGAGCGCACCATGACCAGCCCCGCCGCCACCCCGGGCACGCCCTACGGCACCCTGCCCCCCGCCTCGCCGCTACCCCAGCGCCGCCCCATCAGCCTGCCGCGCCTGGCGCAGATGCGCGCGGCGGGCGAGAAGATCGCCATGCTCACCGCCTACGACGCCACCTTCGCCGCCGTGGCCGACGCGGCGGGCGTGGAGTGCATCCTGGTGGGCGACTCGCTCGGCATGGTCTGCCAGGGCCTGCCCAGCACCGTGGGCGTGTCGCTGGAGACCATGGCCTACCACACCGCCAGCGTGGCGCGCGGCCTGCACCGCGTGCAGGGCACGGCCTGGCTGGTGGCCGACCTGCCCTACGGCAGCTACCACGAGTCGCCCGAGCAGGCGCTGCGCAGCGCCTGCCAGCTCATGCAGGCCGGCGCGCACATGGTCAAGCTCGAAGGCGGCGGCTGGACCGCGCCCACCGTGCGCTTCCTGGTCGAGCGCGGCATTCCCGTATGCGCCCACCTGGGCCTGACGCCGCAGACCGTGCACGCCCTGGGCGGCTACCGCGTGCAGGCCAAGGACGACGTGGCCGCCGCCGAACTGCGCCGCCACGCGCTGGAGCTGCAGGCCGCCGGCGCCAGCATGCTGGTGCTGGAGATGGTGCCCGCGCTGCTGGCCGGCACGCTCACGGCCGAGCTGGCGCACTGCCACACCATCGGCATCGGCGCGGGCAGCGGCACCGCCGGGCAGGTGCTGGTGCTGCACGACATGCTGGGCATGAACCTGGGCAAAATGCCGCGCTTCGTGCACAACTTCATGCAGGACGCGGGCAGCGTCAAGGGTGCCATGCAGGCCTACGTGCAGGCCGTGAAGAACGGCAGCTTTCCCGACAACCAGCTCCACGCCTGGTGAATCCAGCCATGCAAATCGTCCACACCATCACCGACCTGCGCGCCGCCCTGGCCGCCCACCCTGGCGCGGGCCACCCCGCCTTCGTGCCCACCATGGGCAACCTGCACGACGGCCACCTGGCCCTGGTGCGCCAGGCCAAGCCGCTGGGCCGCGTCATGGTGGCCAGCATCTTCGTCAACCGGCTGCAGTTCCTGCCGCACGAGGACTTCGACAGCTACCCGCGCACCCTGCAGGCCGACGCCGACAAGCTGCGCGCCGCGGGCTGCGACGTGCTGTTCGCGCCGTCGGAAAAAGACCTGTACCCGCAGCCGCAGACCTTCAAGGTGCAGCCCGACCCGCAACTGGCCGACCTGCTGGAGGGGCACTTCCGCCCCGGCTTCTTCACCGGCGTGTGCACCGTGGTGATGAAGCTGCTGGCCTGCGTGTTCAGCGGCGGCCCGGGCACGGCCGTGTTCGGGCGCAAGGACTACCAGCAGCTGCTGGTGATCCGCCGCATGGTGGAGCAGTTCGCGCTGCCCATCGACATCGTGGCCGGCGACACCTGCCGCGCCGCCGACGGCCTGGCGCTGAGTTCGCGCAACGGCTACCTGGGCGACACCGAGCGCGTCCAGGCCGTGCAGCTGAGCCAGGCGCTGCGCGCGCTGGCCGACGCGGCGCTGCAACCCGGCGCCAGCCTGCCCGCGCTGGAGGCCCAGGCCCTGGAGCGCCTGCGCGCGCAGGGCTGGCAGCCCGACTACCTCACCGTGCGCCAGCGCGCCGACCTGCAACCGCCCGCCGGGGCCGCGCAGCCGGGCCAGCTCGTGGCGCTGGGCGCGGCGCGGCTGGGGGGGACGCGGCTGATCGACAACCTGGAGTTTTGATGTGCATTTCGGGGGGGAGCGCTTATCTGGCTTGCGCGGGTAGCTCTCTTTTTTGATCTTTTGCTGGGAGTTTGCTTCCCGGGGCCGGGACTCGCCCCGGCGGGCGACTCCCTTTTCTTGCGCGTGCAAGAAAAGGAAGCAAAAGAAGCACGCCCCTGCTGTCCGTATCCCCTGCGCTTCGCTCCGGGGCAGCCTGCGGTGCTCGGGCGCGGGGCGGTGCCGCGTAACTCACTGCGCGCTGCGCACTTCGCTCAAACAGACGCGGCAAGTCAGTTCACGAAGCGCGTGTGTCCTTCGGCACACGCGCCCGCCCCACGCCCTGCGCTCCTCGGTACGGCCAGAAGGGGGGTGGAGACGACACGGGCCATCGCTACGCTCGGCCTGGCGCGCGCGGCGCGCAGCGCCTGCGTGTTGGGGGCCGAGCGCAGCGATGGCCCGTGTCGTCTCCACCCCCTTTCAGGCTGCGCCTGGAGCGAGGCGCTGGCGGGGTGGCATGCGCGAAGTCGCGCATGCTTCGTGAACTGACTCGCTGCGGTTGTTTGAGCGAAGCGCCGCAGGCGCGCAGCGAGTTCCGCAGCGCACTCCGCCAGCGTCTCGCCCCAGGTGTGCCCCCACGCGCAGCGTGGGGGTCGCAGACTGCGGGGCGCGTTTCTTTGGGTACTTTCTTGCCGCGCGGCAAGAAAGTACCTCGCCCGCCGGGGCGAGTCCCGGCCTCTCCCCTGAAACCCCCAGCAAAAGATCAAAAAAGAGAGCTACCCGCGCAAGCCAGACAAGGAAAAACCCCCGATTCCCCCATCGAATCCAACTACCGCACCATCCACCGCATCAGCCTGTCGAAGGCCGCGCCATAAGGCGGCTTCATCAGGCCGATGCCCGCCAGGCGCGACTGCGCGAACACCGGCCGGTAGTGCGAGAAGCTGCGAAAGCCGTCCTCGCCGTGGTACGCGCCCATGCCGCTGGCGCCCACGCCGCCGAAGGGCAGATCGTCCTGCGCCACGTGCAGCAGCGTGTCGTTCAGCGTCACGCCGCCGCTGCGCGTGCGCGCCAGCACCTGGTCGATGGCGGCCTGGCCGCGCTCGAACACGTACAGCGCCAGGGGACGCGGGCGGGCGTTGATGAAGTCGATCGCTTCGTCCAGGCTGCGGTAGCCCAGCACGGGCAGCAGCGGGCCGAAGATTTCGTGCTGCATCACCGCCAGCGCTGGCGCGGGGTTGAGCAGGATGCGCGGCGTCATGCGGCGCAGGCCGGGGTCGTCCGGCGCGTCGGCCAGGGGCAGCGCCTGCACGCCCGCCGCCTCGGCCTCGGCCAGCCAGTCGGCCAGGCGCAGGTACTGGCGCGCGTTGATGATGCGGGTGTAGTCGCGGTTGTGCGCCAGGTCCGGGTACAGGCGCCGGGCCACGGCCTGGGCGGCGCGCGCGAAGGCGGCCTCCTGCCCGGCGGGCAGCAGCACGTAGTCGGGCGCGATGCAGGTTTGCCCGGCGTTGAGCAGCTTGCCCACCAGCACGCGCTCGGCGGCGTGCGCCAGGTCCGCGCCGGGGCCGATGACCACGGGCGATTTGCCGCCCAGCTCCAGCGTCAGCGGCGTGAGGTGGGCGCTGGCCGCGCGCATGACCGCGTGGCCCACGGCGGTGGAGCCGGTGAAGACCAGGTGGTCGAAGGGCAGCGCGACGAACGCCTGGGCGGCTTCGGCGTCGCCCCCGACCACGCGCACCTCGTCGGCGGGGAAGGTTTCGGCCAGCAGCCGCGCCAGCAGCGCGCCGAAGGCGGGCGCGTGCTCTGACGTCTTGAGCAGCGCGCGGTTGCCCGCCGCCAGCGCGCCGGTCAGCGGCCCCGCGCTGAGCATGAGCGGGTAGTTCCACGGCGCGACGATGCCGACCACGCCCAGCGGCTGCGGCAGCAGGCGGCTGCGCCCGGGCTTCAGCCACAGGCCGGTGGCGCGGCGGCGCGGGCGCATCCAGCGCGGGCCGTGGGCCAGTGCGTGGTCGATGCCCGAGATCACGGGGAACAGCTCGGCCAGCTCGGTCTCCTGGCGCGGGCGCTGGCCGAAGTCGGCGGCGATGGCCGCGCAGATCGCGTCACGCTCGCGCAGCAGCAGGGCGCGCAGCGCGCGCAGGCGCCGGGCGCGTGCGGGCCAGTCCCATGCGGGCTGGGCGCGGCTGGCGGCGCGCAGGGTCTCGAACAGCGGCACGAGGGTGCCGTGGATGTCGTGGATGTCGTGGGTATTGGCGTTCATGGTCAGAAGCGCTTGGCGATGCTGAGGATGAGCTTGGTGGTGTCCATGCGCCGGGCGGTGCCGCCCTCGTCCACGGCGACGAAGGGCGCGCGGTCGCGCACCTTGGCGCCGGCCACCTCGGCGCCGAAGACGACGCCCCAGCGCGTGTGCTCCAGCCCCAGCCGGTAGTCCATCGTGTCCATGCCGCGGAAGTTGCGCACCTTCTGCCAGCCCAGGTGGCCGATGAGCTTGGTGCTGCCGTTGAGCGGGTAGGCCAGGTCGAGGTCGAGCAACTGCGTGCCCCGGCTGTGGCGCATGCCCTGGCCGTAGCAGTCCAGCGCCGCCGCCATGTCGCTGGCCAGGTAGCTGGGGCAGATGGTGGAGGTGTTGGCCCCGCGGAAGTCCCGGCTCACCACGTGCAGGTAGCGCGCGGTGAGGTAGCCCCAGCCCAGCTCGCCCACGAGGTAGCTGGTGTGAAAGCTGGTGTCGGCCACGCCGGTGGGCTCGAAGTTTTCATCGAAGCCGGTGGGCGCGCCGCGCACCCTGGCCCGGGGGAACCATTCGCGCGCGGCGGCCACGCCATAGTGCAGCGCGCTGGGATCGCCGCCGCGCCATCCCAGGGCCAGCATGGGGTTGAGGCGGTTGCTTTCGGGGTAGTTCACGCGGCTGACGCTGCCGAGCTGGAACTGGCCGATCAGGCCGGACTCGTGCGCAAACTCCACCGTCAGCTCCGCGCCGGGCCGGCCGAAGGTGTCGGAGACGCCGCGCGTCTTGCGGTCGCTGGAGAGCTTGAGCGTGGTGTCGATGCTGTAGCTGGCGATCTCGGGCTCGTCGGCGGCGGGGGCCTGGGCATGGGCCAGGGCGCAGGCGCCCGCGAGCGCGGCCAGGACCAGCAGGTGCTGGGTGCTTTTCATGGGGGTCTCCTCGGGGCGGGTCAGCGGGGCGCGCAGGGCTGGGCGGGTGCGGCGGTGCGGGTCATTTCCTCGGTCTCGCCCAGCACCTCGACGCCGACGTAGGCGCGCAGGGCCAGCATGGCGCCCTGGGCGCGCAGCACGCCCTTGTAGTTCTTCTTGCTGCGCGGGTCATGCACCCAGCCGTCGCGCCAGGCCTCGCCGTCCCAGCGCTTGAGCTTGGCGATGCGCACGCCGCAGGCGTCGGCCGGCGTGCCCGCGTCCTTGTCCCAGACGATCTGGCCGCACAGCGCGCCAGGCGCGTCGGCGCATTCCTTGAATTCGATGATGGCGGCCTGGTCGGCGCTGAGCCAGGTGCCGTGGGCGTCCTTTGCGGTGGCCGCGTGTGTGGGCAGGGCCACGTACGCGGCCAGGCAAGCCGCCAGGGTGAGGGGATATCGCATGGTGTCTCCTTGTTGTGTATTGGTATATGGAAAGGTTGGGGGAACGGATTCAGGGCATGGGCTGCAGCACGGGCCAGTGCTCGACCACCTCGCCGCCCGCGACGACGACGATGTCGCCGAACTGCTGCAGCAGCGCCTCGCTCTTGTGCGGGCGCAGGAACACCGTGTCGCCGGGCGCGAGGTTCTGCAGGCCCGAGCCGACCAGAACCTGCTGGTTGGGCGACTGCCCGTACAGGCCGCTGGTGGCCAGGCCCTCGGGCGACACCGGGTCGGCACGCCACTGGCCGCCGTACAGGAACACGCCATGGCGCTGGTTGCGGTCCCACGCCTTGGCGAGCCCGCCCAGCCACTCGACCCCCATGGGCAGCTCGAAGGCGCCGCTCTTGAGCACGGGCGTGGCGATGAAGCAGGCGCCCTCGCACCCGGCCAGGTGCGGCAGGTCGAATTCGGTGGGCTTGACGAAGGCCGAGCCGATGCTGACCTCATTGGCCGCGCCACGGCCGTCATGCAAGTGGAAAGTGGGGGAGCCGGCGGCATTCCAGGTCAGCGCATCGGCCTGGGCCTGAAGCGGGGGCAGCGCGGCCAGGGCCTGCGCCTTGTAGTCCGTGTAGACCTTTTTGGCGTGCGCTTCGGCGCGGCTGCGCGCGCCGGGCAGGTCGGGGATGGCGCTGACGTGCGGGTCGTAGCCCATCATGCCGCTGAACTGCAGCAGCGGCTCCTCGCGCAGCAGCCCCAGGGCCGCGCCCAGGGCCTCGGCGCTGGCGAAGCCGCCCCGGTGCAGGCCTACGTCGATCTCCAGGTTGACGCGCAGCGGCTGGCCCAGCGCGCGCGCCAGCTGGCGGTATTCGGCCAGGCGCGCGGGTGTGTCGACCAGCCATTGCAGCTGGCGGCCCGGGTCGAACGCGCCGCGCACATGCTGCTGGTAGAACGCCTGCGCCGCGCCCACCGGCAGGGGCTTGCCCAGCAGCAGGTCGTGGCTGGGCATGTCGGCGGCCAGGCGCAGCAGGTAAGGCAGGTTGAAGACCATCTGCCGCGTTGTCCCGGCCTCGCGCGTGATCTGCTCCAGCAGCGGCAGCGAAGGCAGCGACTTGGCCACCACGCGCAGCGGCATGCCCTGCGCCTTCAGCACCAGCACCTGGCGCAGATTGGCGTGCAGGCGGTCGCGGTCGATCACCAGCACGGGAGTCGTGGCGTCGGTGGCACGGTCGGAGCGACGCAGGGCGCGCGCCAGGGCGCTGAAATAGGCCCCGTGTGGCGCGCCGCTCACGCCGGGGCGCAGCGCCAGCGCGGCAGCGCCAGCGCCGATTCCAGCCAGCAGCAGGCGGCGCTTCATGCCGCCACCCCGAACAGTTGGCGCAGGTGCGGATTCAGAAAGCGCCCCTGCGGATCCAGCTCCTGGCGCAGCGCCAGGAAGTCCTTGAAGCGCGGGTACAGCGCGGCCAGCTCCGCCGCGCCCTGATCGTGCAGCTTGCCCCAGTGCGGGCGGCCGCCGTGGCGGCGGAAGATGGGGCCGATCTCGCTGAGCAGGTAACCGTGCGCCTCGTCCGCCGCCGCGTGCACGGCAATGGAGCAGCTCGCGCGCTGGTGGAAGGGGCTGAGCCAGGCGTCGTCGGCGGCGACGTAGCGGAATTCGAGCGGGAAGAAGACCTCGTTGCGCTTTTCCAGCGCGGCGATGACCTCCTTCACGCAGGCTACGCCCGCCTCGGCGGGCACGTGGTATTCGGACTCGTTGAAGCGCGTGGGCCGCTGCGTGGCCAGCAGGCGCCAGGCGCGGTTGCGCGCGTCCTCGGTTTGGTGCGGGTCGATCAGCCAGCCCGCCACCTTGCGCCGTAGCGCGGGCGAGAAGCCCAGCCAGTCGCGCAGGCGGCGCAGGTCGCGCAGGATGTCCTCGTCCGCCGCCTGGGCGGTGAGCACCGTGCCGCTGGTGTCCACGTCGTGCGTAATGCCCGCCGCGTAGCCGGTGAAAGGCAGGTAGTAGAACTCGAAGTTGCGGTGCTTGCGCGCCAGCTCGGGCGCGCGCTCCAGCAGTTGCATGGCGGGCTCCAGCCACACGCGGCGGTGCAGGTCGTAGGCCGGCACCACGCGCACCTGGGCCTGGGTGATGACGCCCAGGCTGCCCAGCGACACGCGCGCCGCCGCCAGCAGCGCGGGGTTCTTCGCCGCGCTGCATTCGAGGACATCGCCGCGCGCCGTGACCAGGCGCAGCGCCTGCACCTCGGCGTGCAGCGCGGGCAGCTCGCGCCCCGTGCCGTGCGTGCCGGTGCTGATGGCCCCGGCGTAGCTCTGCACGTCGATGTCGGGCAGGTTGGGCAGCGCCAGGCCCAGCGCGTCGAGCTGGCGCGAGGCCACGGCCAGGCGCGTGCCGCCCTGGACCAGGGCCGTGCCCTCTGCGGGCCCGCGCGCCACGCCCGAGAGGCGGTCGAGCGACACCAGCCACTGGTCGGTCGGCACCAGCGGCACGAACGAGTGGCCCGCGCCCACGCAGCGCAGCGCGGTGCCGGCGGGCGCGTCGCGCACGGCCTGGGCCAGTTCGGCCTCATCGGCGGGCACGAAGCGGCGCCGGGGCTGGCATTGCTGCAGGCCCGACCAGTTCTGCCAGCGCGCGGGCGGAGTCTGCGGCGCGGCGGCTGGCGCAGTGGAGGGGGCGGGTGCGGACGCCTTGGAAGCCGCCTGGGCGCGTGCCAGGCCGGGCAGCAGGGCTGTGCCCAGGGCGGCGCCAGCGCCTGCGCGCAGCAGCGCGCGGCGCGCACGCAGGGAATCGAGAGGGTGGGTCATGGGAAGCAGCGGAAGAAGAGTGAAAAGCGAAGAGCGGGCGGAAGGAATCACGAGGCCATGAACTGGATCAGCGCGCGCAGTTCATCTGCCGTGCAGTCGGCGCACTGGCCGCGCGGCGGCATGCCGCCCAGGCCCTGTTCGGCATGGCGCACCAGGGTGTCCATGCCCTGCTTCAGACGCGGCTGCCAGGCGGGCGCGAAGCCCGTCAGCGGCGCCTGGGCCGCGCTCTGCGCGTGGCAGACCATGCACGAGCGCTCGTACTTCTCGGCCAGGGCCGCATCGTGCGGACGCATCTGCGCGGCACGGGCCTCCTCGGCGGCGCCAGGGGTTTCGGGCGCGCCGCAGGCGGCCAGCGCCAGGGCCAGCAAGGCGAGCGCGCAGCGGCGCGCAGGGAACACAGGGAGTGGAACAGCAGGGAACATGGCACGGCGGATTTGTTAAGAACAATGATCTTAAAAAAAACATTGTTTTTAAACAGGGTTTCCACCTGCGTGTTTGCTCGCTTGGCAGGCCGCATATCCAGGGGTATTCGCGCGCACTGAGAAAACGCATTGCACAATCGGCGGCATGACACGACCTCCCCCGCCCGCGCCGGACAAGGCCCCTCCCGCCGCGCCGCGCGCGCGCCGCCGCGACAAGGAACTGCAGGCGCGCCGGCGCGACCTGCTGGCCGCCGCGCGCAAGCTGCTGCGCAAGGGCGGCGCGCAGGCGGTGACGATGCGCACCGTGGCCGATCTGGTGGGGGTCTCCACCACGGTGGTGTACGCGCTCTTTCCCGACAAGGCGGCGCTGATCGCGCAGGCCGTGGACGACGACCTCAAGCGCTTCTCGCGCCACCTGCAGCAGGCGCTGGCGCAGGCCAGCGACGCGCGCGACGCGCTGCGCCAGGTGGCGCGCGCGTACGCTGCCTTCGGCGTGGCGCACCCGCAGGCCTACCGGCTGATGTTCATGGAAGCCCGGCCCGCCTCGCCGGTGGAGGATTCATCGATCGAATTCGGCAACCCGAGCGAGGACGCCTACGCCCTGGCGCGCACGCTGGCCGATGGCCTGCTGCGCGAGGCGGGCGGCCCGCCGCCCGTGCAGGCCGACATCGACACCACGGCCCAACTGGTGTGGGAGGCGCTGCACGGCGTGACCTCGCTGCGCATCACGCTGGGCGACGACCCGTGGTTCGCGCGCCTGCCGCTGGAGCAGCACATCGACCGCATGGTAGACATCTTCGCGGCGGGGGTGCAGGGCCGCAGCCGTTGATCGGAGGCATGGGCGCCAAACGCCAGACGCCCAGTGGAAATGGCCTCCAGCGCTTTTCCAGCAAGCGCTGTCAGCTATCAAAACAGAAGTACCTTGGCCGTATCAGTTTTCCATGGCGCTGGCGCGCCACCCGCAGCCCATGAAACCGGCGTGGCCCAGGCCAGGCAGCCGCGGAGCTGGCTTTGCCAGGCCGCTGGCTGCGTCCCCCTCCCACGCGCAGCGTGAGAGAGGGGGAAGGCGCCGAAGGTGACTCAGGGGGTGTTTCACTTCAGCGCGCCGGGAAACCGGGCTCGCGGATGGTGATGGTGGGCTTGCCCGGCGGGAGGATGAAGGTGTCGATGAGCACCACGTCCTCGCTGCCCAGGTTGGCCGCGGCCATGAGCACGTTCGGCGGCATGTAGTAGCACGTGCCCGCGGGCCACTTGTGCGGCGCATGGCCTTCCATGAAGCCGGTGATTTCGCCCGTGAGCACGCAGGTATGGCCGCCGTATTCATGCACGTGGATGCCGACGCGCGTGCCGGCCTTGCGGACGCCTTTTTCCACCACGATGCGCTGGCCGTTGACGTCGATGGTGTCGAGCATGGTCGCCGCGTCCACCAGCCGCGCCATGCGGCCCGGCACGGGCTGGCCGTTGATGGTGGTGACGTCCTGCGCCTGCGGCGCGGGGGCCGTGGCGCAGCCGCCCAGCGCGGCAGCGCAGGCCAGCAGCAGGGCCAGGGTGGCGGTCGGAGGGGAGGAAAGGCGCGGCATGGGAGGCTTTCTCGGGGTTGAAAGCCCTGGATTCTAGGGACGCCGAGCCCTATTCCCCGCGCGGATCGCGCGCCATCAGGCGCTGCAGCGCGGCCGGCGCCTGCAGGCGGCCGTCGAGCAGTTCCACCACGGTCTCGGCCAGCGGCATTTCCACCCCCAGCCCGCGCGCACGCGCCACCACGGTGCGTGCGCAATAGACGCCCTCGGCCACGTGGCCCAGCGATTCGACGGCCTGCGCCAACGTGTGGCCCTGGGCCAGCAGCAGGCCCACGCGGCGGTTGCGCGACAGGTCGCCCGTGGCCGTCAGCACCAGGTCGCCCAGGCCGGACAGGCCCATGAAGGTGTCGGCACGCGCGCCCAGCGCCAGGCCCAGGCGCGTCATCTCGGCCAAGCCGCGCGTGATGAGGGCGGCACGCGCGTTCAGGCCCAGCTGCAGCCCGTCGCACAGGCCGGTGGCAATGGCCAGCACGTTCTTCACCGCGCCACCCACTTCGACGCCAGCGATGTCGTCATTGGCATAGACGCGCAGGTGCGGACTGTGGAAGGCCTGCACCAGCAACTGGCGCACCTCGGCGTGCTCGCTGGCCGCGACCAGGGCCGTGGGCTGGCCGCGCGCCACTTCGAGCGCGAAGCTCGGCCCGCTGAGCACCCCGGCGCGCAGTTGCGGCGCCACCTGGGCGCGGATTTCGTGCGCCAGCAGGCCCCAGGGCTGGCCCTCGGCCTGGGCCTCGAAGCCCTTGCACAGCCAGGCCACGGGCACCCGGCAGTCGCGCACCTCGGCCAGCAG belongs to Acidovorax sp. YS12 and includes:
- a CDS encoding cytochrome c5 family protein, with translation MFPAVPLPVFPARRCALALLALALAACGAPETPGAAEEARAAQMRPHDAALAEKYERSCMVCHAQSAAQAPLTGFAPAWQPRLKQGMDTLVRHAEQGLGGMPPRGQCADCTADELRALIQFMAS
- a CDS encoding DUF2147 domain-containing protein, whose protein sequence is MRYPLTLAACLAAYVALPTHAATAKDAHGTWLSADQAAIIEFKECADAPGALCGQIVWDKDAGTPADACGVRIAKLKRWDGEAWRDGWVHDPRSKKNYKGVLRAQGAMLALRAYVGVEVLGETEEMTRTAAPAQPCAPR
- a CDS encoding TetR/AcrR family transcriptional regulator codes for the protein MTRPPPPAPDKAPPAAPRARRRDKELQARRRDLLAAARKLLRKGGAQAVTMRTVADLVGVSTTVVYALFPDKAALIAQAVDDDLKRFSRHLQQALAQASDARDALRQVARAYAAFGVAHPQAYRLMFMEARPASPVEDSSIEFGNPSEDAYALARTLADGLLREAGGPPPVQADIDTTAQLVWEALHGVTSLRITLGDDPWFARLPLEQHIDRMVDIFAAGVQGRSR
- a CDS encoding coniferyl aldehyde dehydrogenase; the encoded protein is MNANTHDIHDIHGTLVPLFETLRAASRAQPAWDWPARARRLRALRALLLRERDAICAAIAADFGQRPRQETELAELFPVISGIDHALAHGPRWMRPRRRATGLWLKPGRSRLLPQPLGVVGIVAPWNYPLMLSAGPLTGALAAGNRALLKTSEHAPAFGALLARLLAETFPADEVRVVGGDAEAAQAFVALPFDHLVFTGSTAVGHAVMRAASAHLTPLTLELGGKSPVVIGPGADLAHAAERVLVGKLLNAGQTCIAPDYVLLPAGQEAAFARAAQAVARRLYPDLAHNRDYTRIINARQYLRLADWLAEAEAAGVQALPLADAPDDPGLRRMTPRILLNPAPALAVMQHEIFGPLLPVLGYRSLDEAIDFINARPRPLALYVFERGQAAIDQVLARTRSGGVTLNDTLLHVAQDDLPFGGVGASGMGAYHGEDGFRSFSHYRPVFAQSRLAGIGLMKPPYGAAFDRLMRWMVR
- a CDS encoding FAD-binding protein — translated: MTHPLDSLRARRALLRAGAGAALGTALLPGLARAQAASKASAPAPSTAPAAAPQTPPARWQNWSGLQQCQPRRRFVPADEAELAQAVRDAPAGTALRCVGAGHSFVPLVPTDQWLVSLDRLSGVARGPAEGTALVQGGTRLAVASRQLDALGLALPNLPDIDVQSYAGAISTGTHGTGRELPALHAEVQALRLVTARGDVLECSAAKNPALLAAARVSLGSLGVITQAQVRVVPAYDLHRRVWLEPAMQLLERAPELARKHRNFEFYYLPFTGYAAGITHDVDTSGTVLTAQAADEDILRDLRRLRDWLGFSPALRRKVAGWLIDPHQTEDARNRAWRLLATQRPTRFNESEYHVPAEAGVACVKEVIAALEKRNEVFFPLEFRYVAADDAWLSPFHQRASCSIAVHAAADEAHGYLLSEIGPIFRRHGGRPHWGKLHDQGAAELAALYPRFKDFLALRQELDPQGRFLNPHLRQLFGVAA
- the panB gene encoding 3-methyl-2-oxobutanoate hydroxymethyltransferase, whose protein sequence is MTSPAATPGTPYGTLPPASPLPQRRPISLPRLAQMRAAGEKIAMLTAYDATFAAVADAAGVECILVGDSLGMVCQGLPSTVGVSLETMAYHTASVARGLHRVQGTAWLVADLPYGSYHESPEQALRSACQLMQAGAHMVKLEGGGWTAPTVRFLVERGIPVCAHLGLTPQTVHALGGYRVQAKDDVAAAELRRHALELQAAGASMLVLEMVPALLAGTLTAELAHCHTIGIGAGSGTAGQVLVLHDMLGMNLGKMPRFVHNFMQDAGSVKGAMQAYVQAVKNGSFPDNQLHAW
- a CDS encoding alanine racemase, with product MKRRLLLAGIGAGAAALALRPGVSGAPHGAYFSALARALRRSDRATDATTPVLVIDRDRLHANLRQVLVLKAQGMPLRVVAKSLPSLPLLEQITREAGTTRQMVFNLPYLLRLAADMPSHDLLLGKPLPVGAAQAFYQQHVRGAFDPGRQLQWLVDTPARLAEYRQLARALGQPLRVNLEIDVGLHRGGFASAEALGAALGLLREEPLLQFSGMMGYDPHVSAIPDLPGARSRAEAHAKKVYTDYKAQALAALPPLQAQADALTWNAAGSPTFHLHDGRGAANEVSIGSAFVKPTEFDLPHLAGCEGACFIATPVLKSGAFELPMGVEWLGGLAKAWDRNQRHGVFLYGGQWRADPVSPEGLATSGLYGQSPNQQVLVGSGLQNLAPGDTVFLRPHKSEALLQQFGDIVVVAGGEVVEHWPVLQPMP
- a CDS encoding pantoate--beta-alanine ligase; this encodes MQIVHTITDLRAALAAHPGAGHPAFVPTMGNLHDGHLALVRQAKPLGRVMVASIFVNRLQFLPHEDFDSYPRTLQADADKLRAAGCDVLFAPSEKDLYPQPQTFKVQPDPQLADLLEGHFRPGFFTGVCTVVMKLLACVFSGGPGTAVFGRKDYQQLLVIRRMVEQFALPIDIVAGDTCRAADGLALSSRNGYLGDTERVQAVQLSQALRALADAALQPGASLPALEAQALERLRAQGWQPDYLTVRQRADLQPPAGAAQPGQLVALGAARLGGTRLIDNLEF